A region from the Tigriopus californicus strain San Diego chromosome 9, Tcal_SD_v2.1, whole genome shotgun sequence genome encodes:
- the LOC131886381 gene encoding uncharacterized peptidase C1-like protein F26E4.3 isoform X1, protein MKARHHLWGVVITIPFSLICVFRCMLTSAGLATQGLQAKTMTHGWSMCVLLIFSVFIGLGQGTPPWPNSYWDIPGDYCSARYPSGQCCNGRQDPCSVPILGTLCYCDTFCNRTENSDCCPDYFTHCEGLSDYQYALAKPEEVIKLEDLECPQGSALTTDGSSPKCFSNGRLVSTRDKVEDNCNICKCQVSPSNSNCMELICETKLCALDQRTMDELDYGFASNQYSWKPTTNYSNFWGLTLEDAISKRLGTVRPEAPVSALVNDMSAIEFVYRSEDLPKSFDARDKWRGKITPVLDQGECGASWAFSTISMASDRFAIEGQTEEALSPQSLISCNTQGQNGCRGGSVDRAWNFLRRYGTVPEECYPFDDFRGYGSGDEASSCRIPRGHKSRPLQAFENCKGLDKRRGLFRTQPAYKVGRRNTREHPRRTEEDIMFEIMTHGPVQALMEVPSDFFMYQSGIYQRTNLASQSLTGFHSVKLIGWGEERGIPYWICMNSWGEDWGESGLVRIRRGVNEVNIEDFVVGVWVQTERRVRGQQRERRQRRLSRMAARRARASRLRRRQHDKDEQVMNHYQVG, encoded by the exons ATGAAGGCAAGACATCATCTTTGGGGAGTTGTCATCACCATCCCATTCAGTCTAATTTGTGTGTTTCGGTGCATGTTGACATCCGCTGGCTTAGCTACCCAAGGATTGCAAG CCAAGACCATGACACACGGTTGGTCCATGTGCGTGCTTCTAATCTTCAGTGTTTTCATCGGATTGGGCCAGGGCACCCCACCTTGGCCAAATTCCTATTGGGATATACCTGGCGATTATTGCAGTGCTCGATATCCTAGCGGCCAATGTTGTAATGGGCGACAAGATCCGTGCAGTGTGCCCATTTTAGGCACTCTTTGCTATTGCGATACGTTTTGCAACCGAACGGAGAACTCGGATTGTTGTCCCGACTACTTCACACATTGTGAAGGACTCTCGGATTATCAATATGCCCTGGCTAAACCAGAGGAAGTGATCAAGCTTGAGGATTTGGAATGTCCTCAAGGATCAGCCCTGACCACAGATGGATCCA GTCCCAAATGTTTTTCGAACGGAAGGCTTGTGTCAACACGGGATAAAGTGGAGGACAATTGTAATATCTG CAAGTGTCAAGTGTCGCCCTCGAATAGCAATTGCATGGAACTCATTTGTGAGACCAAACTGTGCGCTTTGGACCAACGCACCATGGATGAATTGGACTATGGTTTCGCCAGCAACCAATACAGTTGGAAACCCACCACCAACTACTCGAATTTCTGGGGTTTGACGCTCGAGGATGCCATAAGTAAGCGATTGGGGACGGTCCGACCTGAGGCTCCTGTAAGTGCGCTT GTGAATGATATGTCGGCCATTGAGTTTGTTTACCGATCTGAAGACCTTCCCAAGTCATTCGATGCCCGAGATAAGTGGCGTGGAAAAATCACTCCAGTTTTAGACCAAGGCGAATGCGGGGCTTCATGGGCATTTTCTACAATATCCATGGCTTCAGACAG ATTTGCCATTGAAGGACAAACTGAAGAGGCTTTATCACCTCAGTCGTTGATTTCCTGTAACACCCAGGGTCAAAATGGTTGCCGTGGTGGATCAGTTGATAGGGCCTGGAATTTCTTGCGAAGATATGG GACTGTCCCGGAGGAATGCTATCCTTTCGATGATTTTAGAGGGTATGGATCGGGCGACGAGGCCAGCTCTTGTCGAATTCCCAGAGGACACAAGTCTCGACCTCTGCAAGCATTTGAGAATTGCAAAGGTTTAGACAAACGTCGAGGCTTATTTCGAACTCAACCAGCCTACAAAGTGGGGCGGCGAAACACTCGAGAACACCCAAGAAGAACTGAGGAAGACATTATGTTTGAGATCATGACCCATGGACCCGTTCAAG CTCTTATGGAGGTGCCCTCGGATTTTTTCATGTACCAGAGTGGAATCTATCAAAGGACTAATCTAGCATCCCAGTCTCTAACAGGGTTTCATTCTGTAAAATTGATCGGATGGGGTGAAGAACGAGGCATTCCGTACTGG ATTTGTATGAACTCGTGGGGTGAAGattggggcgagtccggattGGTTCGGATTCGTCGGGGCGTTAATGAGGTTAACATTGAAGATTTTGTGGTTGGCGTGTGGGTTCAAACGGAGAGGCGAGTTCGAGGCCAACAACGTGAGCGTAGACAACGGCGATTAAGCCGAATGGCGGCTCGTCGAGCCCGAGCCAGCCGTTTGCGACGGAGACAACACGATAAGGACGAACAAGTCATGAACCATTACCAAGTGGGATAA
- the LOC131886813 gene encoding neuroepithelial cell-transforming gene 1 protein-like produces the protein MTMDESVAPGAQETLATSLAKPGGAPAHGAAHNGSFSIEGNHLKRGLKSLTSHLRKRKRRGLAAPASPAIQPEGLGRTTEEQEEAEDDFDPDQMDRVSMFSLDTTLAEAPEVKRSKTMSRVTSLASVMTTPVARVGHALSRSISGARLPYSPSPGGRNAPGTPTKFFGRSVSTVHMTGSSGAPPAMRAPESPYGTLRRGAPGRNSATNITPYKKPQPTTNKQRPTRYWSSDFPETCARLDKQEIRLQEAIHEMTCGEEDLVDDLILVQKTYADSLLQLNILTPSEVEMVFGNIRKLTPIHRDLHKFLESARSPSTGIYRSVGQFLLHWTGTVRLPYIDYCSTLIKVKTFLDLRRDSDKDFRDFLQRCLESPFSRKLDLWAYLDVPRSRLVKYPLLLKQVLKFCECPSDSGLLTSAIHHLESILQDVDKAMAQARCQNTIARLDWLDDCPVDAKVAVNNASEEILEGVLRNNRGTKLECHLMDTVLILGRPSTRGQGGVKRLQVYRTPIPIEELVLEDIDQHGTVSMGSGSSSGSSGSSTSSLSSSGSKNGSFKSAFSHSQPSKGSSFRVSFRRGSLAPQPHSRGDTPVERNNRSDADRKQLSHTLMATDEHSKRQWLTSLQKTIDTHMAVRQEQEREVDSHSNPPAKTHSIVSRLKSGPRTAGLFQKNKRSPRIKASLSSTHVDSLKRGSAIKRLRTHAASTSALRPDNMPVFDENTPVLHHKSVPRILSSSGGLRLRSGTVGSAKPPLPLLTSGQHHSVEMRKRASSNGGQPLTPLNEKQSTTAVKSKSGRLDHIRREKLGSRTKSWGHLMARSEEHLLACSLDGQRDMPRYLTRSTLKKISKSMSDLLEL, from the exons ATGACCATGGACGAGAGTGTGGCTCCCGGGGCCCAAGAGACTTTAGCCACGTCGTTGGCCAAACCGGGCGGAGCGCCCGCCCATGGTGCCGCCCACAACGGCTCGTTTTCCATTGAAGGCAACCACCTGAAACGCGGCCTCAAGAGCTTGACCTCGCATTTG AGAAAACGAAAGCGCCGCGGGTTAGCAGCTCCGGCCTCGCCGGCCATCCAACCCGAGGGTCTTGGACGCACCacggaagaacaagaagaagctGAAGATGACTTTGATCCCGATCAAATGGATCGCGTGTCTATGTTTTCATTGGATACCACCTTGGCCGAAGCGCCGGAGGTTAAGCGGTCCAAGACCATGTCACGTGTCACGTCGTTGGCCTCAGTGATGACCACGCCGGTGGCCCGTGTGGGTCACGCCTTGTCACGCTCAATTAGTGGGGCGCGGTTACCTTATTCGCCCTCGCCCGGCGGTCGTAACGCGCCCGGAACACCCACCAAGTTCTTTGGCCGATCCGTGTCTACGGTTCATATGACCGGGTCGTCGGGGGCACCGCCCGCCATGCGTGCTCCGGAATCGCCCTATGGCACGTTACGTCGCGGTGCGCCCGGTCGTAACTCGGCCACGAATATAACGCCTTACAA AAAACCTCAACCCACCACCAACAAACAGAGGCCTACCCGATACTGGTCGTCCGATTTTCCGGAAACATGCGCTCGATTGGACAAACAAGAAATCAGGTTACAAGAG GCTATTCATGAGATGACCTGCGGGGAGGAGGACCTAGTGGATGACTTGATCCTCGTGCAGAAAACCTACGCGGATTCTTTGTTACAGTTGAACATCTTGACCCCTTCCGAG GTGGAAATGGTATTTGGTAACATTCGGAAACTGACCCCGATCCACCGGGACTTGCACAAATTTCTAGAGAGTGCCCGATCGCCCTCCACCGGTATATACAGAAGTGTGGGCCAATTTTTACTCCATTGGACGGGCACGGTGCGGTTACCTTACATCGATTACTGCTCCACATTGATCAAG gtgaaaacatttttggatctCCGCCGAGATAGCGACAAAGACTTCCGCGACTTTCTTCAGCGATGTCTTGAATCGCCCTTTTCGAGAAAACTAGACCTTTGGGCGTATCTCG ACGTGCCAAGGTCAAGACTTGTGAAGTATCCGTTGCTCTTGAAACAGGTGCTCAAATTTTGCGAGTGTCCTTCCGACTCTGGTCTCCTCACCAGTGCCATTCACCATCTCGAATCCATTCTGCAG GACGTAGATAAGGCCATGGCCCAAGCTCGTTGCCAAAATACGATCGCCCGACTGGATTGGTTAGACGATTGTCCCGTGGACGCCAAAGTTGCCGTGAACAACGCATCGGAAGAAATTTTAGAAGGCGTTTTACGCAACAACCGAGGAACG AAATTGGAATGCCATCTGATGGATACTGTGTTGATCTTGGGTCGCCCAAGTACTCGTGGTCAAGGTGGAGTGAAGAGATTGCAGGTGTATCGCACGCCCATTCCTATTGAAGAATTAGTCTTGGAGGACATCGATCAACATGGTACCGTTTCCATGGGATCTGGAAGTAGTAGCGGTAGCTCTGGATCGAGCACGTCATCACTATCATCCAGTGGTTCTAAAAACGGCTCCTTCAAATCAGCCTTTTCTCACTCCCAACCTT CCAAGGGTTCTAGTTTCCGTGTCAGTTTTCGTCGTGGATCTCTGGCACCTCAACCACACTCACGGGGAGACACTCCCGTGGAGCGAAATAACCGATCCGATGCCGACAGAAAGCAGTTATCGCACACTTTGATGGCCACTGACGAGCATTCGAAAAGACAGTGGTTGACTTCGCTCCAGAAAACCATCGATACCCACATGGCCGTGCGACAAGAGCAGGAACGCGAGGTGGATTCGCACTCGAACCCTCCCGCCAAAACTCATTCCATCGTGTCTCGATTGAAGTCTGGCCCAAGGACAGCAGGGCtgttccaaaaaaataaacGATCCCCGAGGATTAAGGCCAGTCTTAGTTCGACGCATGTAGACTCGTTGAAACGCGGGAGTGCTATCAAACGGTTGCGGACCCACGCAGCTTCCACGTCCGCACTCAGACCCGACAACATGCCCGTTTTCGACGAGAATACTCCAGTTCTGCATCACAAGAGCGTGCCGCGAATTCTGAGTTCGTCCGGGGGTCTGCGATTGCGGAGCGGCACTGTGGGATCCGCCAAACCACCGCTCCCGTTGTTAACCTCGGGTCAACACCATTCTGTGGAGATGCGGAAACGAGCCTCTTCAAATGGAGGACAGCCCTTGACTCCCTTGAATGAGAAACAATCTACTACGGCggtcaaaagcaaaagcgGTCGGCTCGATCACATCCGGAGGGAAAAGCTCGGCTCTCGCACCAAATCCTGGGGTCATTTGATGGCTCGAAGCGAGGAGCATCTCTTGGCATGCAGTCTGGACGGACAAAGGGATATGCCCCGCTATTTGACGCGGAGCACCTTGAAAAAGATCAGCAAGAGCATGTCGGATCTGTTGGAATTGTGA
- the LOC131886381 gene encoding uncharacterized peptidase C1-like protein F26E4.3 isoform X2 codes for MKARHHLWGVVITIPFSLICVFRCMLTSAGLATQGLQAKTMTHGWSMCVLLIFSVFIGLGQGTPPWPNSYWDIPGDYCSARYPSGQCCNGRQDPCSVPILGTLCYCDTFCNRTENSDCCPDYFTHCEGLSDYQYALAKPEEVIKLEDLECPQGSALTTDGSSPKCFSNGRLVSTRDKVEDNCNICKCQVSPSNSNCMELICETKLCALDQRTMDELDYGFASNQYSWKPTTNYSNFWGLTLEDAISKRLGTVRPEAPVNDMSAIEFVYRSEDLPKSFDARDKWRGKITPVLDQGECGASWAFSTISMASDRFAIEGQTEEALSPQSLISCNTQGQNGCRGGSVDRAWNFLRRYGTVPEECYPFDDFRGYGSGDEASSCRIPRGHKSRPLQAFENCKGLDKRRGLFRTQPAYKVGRRNTREHPRRTEEDIMFEIMTHGPVQALMEVPSDFFMYQSGIYQRTNLASQSLTGFHSVKLIGWGEERGIPYWICMNSWGEDWGESGLVRIRRGVNEVNIEDFVVGVWVQTERRVRGQQRERRQRRLSRMAARRARASRLRRRQHDKDEQVMNHYQVG; via the exons ATGAAGGCAAGACATCATCTTTGGGGAGTTGTCATCACCATCCCATTCAGTCTAATTTGTGTGTTTCGGTGCATGTTGACATCCGCTGGCTTAGCTACCCAAGGATTGCAAG CCAAGACCATGACACACGGTTGGTCCATGTGCGTGCTTCTAATCTTCAGTGTTTTCATCGGATTGGGCCAGGGCACCCCACCTTGGCCAAATTCCTATTGGGATATACCTGGCGATTATTGCAGTGCTCGATATCCTAGCGGCCAATGTTGTAATGGGCGACAAGATCCGTGCAGTGTGCCCATTTTAGGCACTCTTTGCTATTGCGATACGTTTTGCAACCGAACGGAGAACTCGGATTGTTGTCCCGACTACTTCACACATTGTGAAGGACTCTCGGATTATCAATATGCCCTGGCTAAACCAGAGGAAGTGATCAAGCTTGAGGATTTGGAATGTCCTCAAGGATCAGCCCTGACCACAGATGGATCCA GTCCCAAATGTTTTTCGAACGGAAGGCTTGTGTCAACACGGGATAAAGTGGAGGACAATTGTAATATCTG CAAGTGTCAAGTGTCGCCCTCGAATAGCAATTGCATGGAACTCATTTGTGAGACCAAACTGTGCGCTTTGGACCAACGCACCATGGATGAATTGGACTATGGTTTCGCCAGCAACCAATACAGTTGGAAACCCACCACCAACTACTCGAATTTCTGGGGTTTGACGCTCGAGGATGCCATAAGTAAGCGATTGGGGACGGTCCGACCTGAGGCTCCT GTGAATGATATGTCGGCCATTGAGTTTGTTTACCGATCTGAAGACCTTCCCAAGTCATTCGATGCCCGAGATAAGTGGCGTGGAAAAATCACTCCAGTTTTAGACCAAGGCGAATGCGGGGCTTCATGGGCATTTTCTACAATATCCATGGCTTCAGACAG ATTTGCCATTGAAGGACAAACTGAAGAGGCTTTATCACCTCAGTCGTTGATTTCCTGTAACACCCAGGGTCAAAATGGTTGCCGTGGTGGATCAGTTGATAGGGCCTGGAATTTCTTGCGAAGATATGG GACTGTCCCGGAGGAATGCTATCCTTTCGATGATTTTAGAGGGTATGGATCGGGCGACGAGGCCAGCTCTTGTCGAATTCCCAGAGGACACAAGTCTCGACCTCTGCAAGCATTTGAGAATTGCAAAGGTTTAGACAAACGTCGAGGCTTATTTCGAACTCAACCAGCCTACAAAGTGGGGCGGCGAAACACTCGAGAACACCCAAGAAGAACTGAGGAAGACATTATGTTTGAGATCATGACCCATGGACCCGTTCAAG CTCTTATGGAGGTGCCCTCGGATTTTTTCATGTACCAGAGTGGAATCTATCAAAGGACTAATCTAGCATCCCAGTCTCTAACAGGGTTTCATTCTGTAAAATTGATCGGATGGGGTGAAGAACGAGGCATTCCGTACTGG ATTTGTATGAACTCGTGGGGTGAAGattggggcgagtccggattGGTTCGGATTCGTCGGGGCGTTAATGAGGTTAACATTGAAGATTTTGTGGTTGGCGTGTGGGTTCAAACGGAGAGGCGAGTTCGAGGCCAACAACGTGAGCGTAGACAACGGCGATTAAGCCGAATGGCGGCTCGTCGAGCCCGAGCCAGCCGTTTGCGACGGAGACAACACGATAAGGACGAACAAGTCATGAACCATTACCAAGTGGGATAA
- the LOC131886380 gene encoding ankyrin repeat and fibronectin type-III domain-containing protein 1-like: MDIHFQALCSAVEHEKLEKCRAILDATPPEDLSALNADGFSPLDLAFATGNADLVHLLLTAGAREGGRFATPEGALAQYTTLLTEAKKQVEKFGQLMRATQNGQAHGAPGAAGVLSHAQLKECEKQQSLWQKRVSTLRRLRQGFEAQGRPHAPPTVEAEVVGSNCVSVRLHEPDMGGGQASFTKYKIQWSRQDSFARVEGEVVDQNVKTLTTVVDCLVEGQRYFIRASFGNPQGFGPFSAATPKSVVPSSWRGVEDRVPRIGQQFDICQDILNHFVGQDDEAYEPQKFSKRKGLRQLFTTSSAPKLQKYLISGRAYLCCILFHEDKILMTNEEVLPLMEICDQYTGNLMSEYQWFAKLGHALGDVERVRQETSKLNHTSATSFRLKLLQAVQNMQHTLGLCELGIPYHTPIHQSDGSVVFSMVSHIRQPKSLVSLSLKWVPLTKAQKVGPDSEYNSMDLIRTTIREQILFHQVSAICLSKGLYLCYIQAVSGLDSMRVMVTNTSPSILPYVKVRANPHVTCDEWAWVNKLGRIFSQTSAMQAPSPTTNFLAGEGEEGSDVQYHLLKHLKPTESQFAFGSQLEASMKRLFDTLDIPVELRGAHRLYDAEIFELSADISVILVVPSPEHVCSVADVRPPLNLEKSDLLSIPVQLFEVFHLRAYFRDLLTAFSRATLYLEFELLSAKQSLREAFSTKELEETQSYLHKLQNFHSRLEDSWKDVRWILDVLSEARRKGSECGVKFENISDWYSNQSYVPDDSRFCLSVSRQNSTISQSSAFQRSSSSVSDQAYASGSNTRSPNRPTSTKLTRTPTTRSDPLEFHLSHQNNKENEVHNFPQPVPPLAGHHNVGLTPNAMGPPSSLSSLTQSHHSTNSSISSTSDQTPSRQIPSTQPRSSSHAPAPQYENLSTSVSSGTFDPRITQGGRFANFDRPDSPEPNVLQVYAAYDTGLASGTSVKLNVTHSTTAREVIDLVIKQLNMAVILKGKEGPIYENERLKNFCLVAVIGNRERCLRDDFKPLNLQNPWKKGRLFVRMKNDLLAAIEHISRHSTML; this comes from the coding sequence ATGGACATCCATTTTCAGGCTCTGTGCTCGGCCGTAGAGCACGAGAAACTCGAGAAATGTCGGGCCATCCTGGACGCCACTCCTCCCGAGGATCTTTCGGCCTTGAACGCCGATGGCTTCTCGCCCTTGGACTTGGCCTTCGCCACGGGCAACGCCGATCTGGTCCACCTCCTCCTGACGGCTGGTGCCCGCGAAGGTGGTCGGTTTGCCACGCCCGAGGGCGCTTTAGCCCAATACACCACCCTATTAACGGAGGCCAAGAAGCAGGTCGAGAAATTCGGCCAACTGATGCGGGCTACGCAGAACGGGCAAGCTCACGGCGCGCCCGGAGCGGCGGGCGTACTCAGTCACGCTCAGTTAAAGGAATGCGAAAAACAGCAGAGCTTGTGGCAGAAGCGCGTGTCCACCTTGCGTCGATTGCGGCAGGGGTTTGAGGCCCAAGGGCGGCCCCACGCCCCGCCCACGGTGGAAGCCGAAGTCGTAGGCTCCAATTGCGTGTCGGTCCGCCTCCATGAGCCGGATATGGGTGGGGGTCAAGCCTCTTTCACCAAGTACAAGATTCAATGGAGTCGTCAAGATTCCTTCGCCCGGGTGGAAGGCGAAGTCGTCGATCAAAACGTCAAGACCTTGACCACGGTGGTGGATTGTCTGGTCGAGGGGCAGCGTTATTTCATCCGGGCCTCTTTTGGCAACCCGCAAGGCTTTGGTCCGTTTAGCGCCGCTACCCCGAAATCTGTGGTCCCGTCATCTTGGCGCGGCGTGGAAGATCGGGTTCCCCGGATTGGACAGCAGTTTGATATCTGCCAAGACATTCTGAACCATTTCGTCGGGCAAGACGACGAGGCGTATGAGCCGCAAAAGTTCTCCAAGCGTAAAGGGTTACGGCAACTGTTCACCACGAGCTCCGCTCCGAAGTTACAAAAGTATTTAATCTCGGGGCGAGCTTATCTGTGTTGTATTCTCTTCCATGAGGACAAGATTCTTATGACCAATGAAGAGGTGTTACCCCTCATGGAGATTTGTGATCAATATACGGGAAACCTGATGAGCGAGTACCAATGGTTTGCCAAGCTCGGCCACGCCCTAGGCGATGTGGAACGGGTTCGCCAAGAGACGTCTAAACTCAATCATACGTCGGCTACGAGTTTCCGATTGAAGCTTCTGCAAGCCgttcaaaatatgcaacaTACTCTGGGCCTGTGCGAGTTGGGCATACCATATCACACACCCATCCACCAGTCCGATGGGAGTGTCGTATTCTCCATGGTGAGTCACATCCGACAGCCCAAATCATTGGTGAGTCTCAGTCTCAAGTGGGTGCCCCTAACCAAAGCTCAAAAAGTGGGGCCCGATTCGGAGTACAACTCCATGGATCTGATTCGTACCACTATCCgtgaacagatcctgtttcacCAAGTTAGTGCAATATGCCTCTCAAAGGGCCTCTACCTGTGCTACATTCAAGCTGTGTCGGGCTTAGATAGCATGCGGGTCATGGTCACCAACACGAGTCCCTCGATCTTGCCCTATGTAAAAGTACGTGCCAACCCACACGTCACTTGCGACGAATGGGCATGGGTGAATAAACTAGGGCGGATCTTCAGCCAAACGTCCGCCATGCAAGCGCCTAGTCCCACCACCAACTTTTTGGccggagaaggagaagagggcTCGGATGTGCAATATCATCTGCTGAAACATCTCAAGCCCACGGAATCCCAATTCGCCTTCGGTAGTCAGCTTGAGGCTTCAATGAAACGGTTGTTTGACACCTTGGACATCCCGGTAGAGCTGCGTGGTGCTCATCGGCTTTACGACGCCGAGATCTTTGAGCTCTCGGCTGATATCTCTGTGATCTTGGTGGTTCCCTCCCCGGAGCATGTGTGTAGCGTGGCCGATGTCAGACCACCGCTTAATCTCGAGAAAAGTGATCTACTCTCCATACCGGTTCAATTGTTCGAAGTGTTTCACCTACGTGCCTACTTCCGTGATCTCTTAACAGCGTTTTCTCGCGCCACTCTCTACTTGGAATTTGAATTGCTCAGTGCGAAACAGAGCCTGAGAGAGGCATTCTCCACCAAAGAGTTAGAGGAGACCCAAAGTTACTTGCACAAACTGCAGAACTTTCACTCGCGACTCGAGGACTCTTGGAAAGACGTCCGGTGGATCTTGGACGTCCTCTCGGAAGCGCGACGAAAGGGCTCGGAGTGTggggtcaaatttgaaaacatttcgGACTGGTACTCAAACCAGTCTTACGTGCCCGATGACAGTCGTTTCTGCCTCTCGGTTTCGAGGCAGAACTCGACCATCTCGCAGTCTTCCGCCTTCCAGAGGAGCTCCTCGTCTGTGTCGGACCAAGCCTATGCTAGTGGGTCCAATACCCGCTCTCCAAATCGGCCTACTTCAACCAAATTGACTCGCACGCCAACCACACGGTCGGACCCGCTCGAATTTCACCTCTCCCACCAGAACAATAAGGAAAACGAAGTACACAACTTTCCCCAACCTGTTCCACCCTTAGCGGGTCATCACAATGTGGGCTTGACCCCGAATGCCATGGGACCGCCGTCGTCTCTGTCGAGCCTCACTCAGTCTCATCATAGTACAAACTCGTCAATCTCCTCGACCTCAGATCAAACCCCATCCCGGCAAATTCCGAGCACCCAGCCTCGCTCTTCGTCTCATGCTCCCGCACCGCAATATGAGAATCTTTCGACTTCGGTCAGTTCGGGTACATTTGATCCTCGAATCACCCAAGGTGGTCGATTCGCCAATTTCGATCGTCCAGACTCCCCCGAGCCCAATGTTCTGCAGGTTTACGCTGCCTACGACACGGGTTTAGCGAGTGGAACATCCGTTAAATTGAACGTAACCCATTCGACTACGGCCCGAGAAGTGATCGACTTGGTCATCAAACAGTTGAATATGGCGGTCATTCTGAAGGGCAAGGAAGGGCCTATCTATGAGAACGAGCGGCTCAAGAACTTTTGTCTCGTGGCCGTGATCGGCAATCGAGAGCGGTGCCTTCGAGACGATTTCAAGCCCTTAAATTTGCAGAATCCGTGGAAGAAAGGACGTCTCTTTGTTCGGATGAAAAACGATCTCTTGGCTGCGATCGAGCATATTTCTCGACACTCCACAATGTTGTGA